In Cydia pomonella isolate Wapato2018A chromosome 12, ilCydPomo1, whole genome shotgun sequence, the sequence AATTCTACAAGGGAAACCTTGTTGAGATTGTACCGAAAGGCTAGTATTCTTGTTAGGAAATGgttatggatctgatctgtcaTCTATCAACAACAGTGACATTTCTGGTTGAGGAATTATCACCGTTGACAGATGACAGGTTATATCCATAACCGTTTCATAACAAGattataaagttcgaatcgccTTCCCGATAATCTTACAATTAGTTTTCTTTACTGAACATTTGGCTCAGGATTATTTCCACCATTGTAGACGTGAcctatttcgtcacctttttAAATTGTCCACAGTGTCATGTCGTCAGCATACAATTCCTAAATCGCCACCTTCCAAACTCGCCCACTTGTATCGTCCATATTCATATGGTCCACAGTGCTAACTCGTCACCTTTTGTGTGCTTCGAATATGACAGAGCTATTTAATGCAAATAGCATTGGCCACTGCATAATATCCAGTGGCCACTGCACATTATTCTccgattgtcaaaagttgatgttTGACAAAAAAGTTACCACAAAACACATGGCGCCGAATAGTGCTATCTTAGTTTCTACAGCTGTAAATGAAGTAGATATGATTTTCCCTTAGACATTAGGTACACAAATATTAGCAACGTTGAAAATAACTTATACCTACGATAAATATACCCTAGTTACACTCTCTCAAACCTTAATCGGCCAATATTCGACAAAATTATGCTTCAGCTTTATCGTAGCAAAACTAATGTCATTATTACTGCCAACTGTCAACCCACCACTTTTCAAGAAAATCCAGTCGCAATCTCAAAAATGCCCTCTTTATACTAAAAGTAGTTATCATATTTTCAACATATGAGCACTTACAACCTCTTGTATTGTGCTACTCGGTTAAAAAGAGTATTTGTAAATAGGATTATCTAATAGGGAATTTAAAGGCGCTTACCACTTTTTGGATTGAACAGTTGAGGTAAAAAACACCGGTTGCTGCGCGTGAGCCGCAATTAGTACTTTCTGTCGATCGGCCATCTTCGGACCTTATTTGGGATGTGGGAGAGATTGGGGTCTCGGGACTCGTCTTggaatttttaaatgaaatttgcaCTAGCTAGACTAGAAgaattatttgaattaaaataagttcATTAAAACATCATTGATAATGTCATGAAATTTGATATTTCACCCAGCTTACTCCTAAGCTACCAGAGCTATTAGGTGCAagctatttatttttagtaatttcAGGAAAGATTTATAAACATTGAGTCgtttacaaaaaatgttttttttttcaacctatatttttaaataaaagaaatcctAAAGTTTATTAAATCGAATGGAAATCAtagcttgaaaaaaaaaatatgacagtcCTAAGATAAATCTTAAGATTTCAATATCCTGTATATCAGCACAAGTACAATAAATCAATGTGGGAGCGGCGTCTGACGCAACGAAGAAAGCGCAGCGTTTTTATTGTGACACTAGCGGTATTAACCGTGGACGCGCGTATTTCAgacattttagggttccgttacTTTGCTATAGGAATATATAAAAACCAAACTCATTTTTGACTTCTAAAAACGATCCACATGACTTCTCTAACACATATCACTGACAGTTATCCTTTCTTCGTGAATATAGCGACTGTGTAAATCCAATAAGGGCAATAAATCAAAGCAGACAAAGAATTTACCTGTGTTATCAtcaattaataagtttttttatgtaGCAATTAACAAGTTtcaacaagcgttgacagttactataaaaagctggTGTCTCGTAACTTGTTGTGCTATATTAAAGGTTTGCCCGTACTGAATTTGCACACTGTATACCGGTCCGCCTGCGGCTTTGAACATTACCTACCCAATATATACTACTATAAAAAAGTGGTAATGATCACTAAAAGTTTTGATTagctaaaatataatttctataTGTCATACATCTTGCGCGTTATTAAAATATTCGACATTGTCTAGCTGCGCGCAGTACAGTTGAGTCGCTCGCGGCACAATACACGTGGGATCATTTTTGAGCTTTTATAGTTATTCCAATGCGTTGGTTAtttacagtcacggactttaattgatgAGCCATTTACTTTCATTGGACAGTTCATATCCGTATTATGACATCCGACTTTCAATCGGGAgggtttaaatcctggctcgtaccaatgagtttttcggaacttatgtatgaaagatatttaaattattttattgacaataacaatatacataatggatatatacagatgattactataactagcttatatctaaaataggcccttgaggcattgtaccaaggatgctggcggcatttcctcgttgtatcgcaatactgatacgttgtgcgaggaagccgccagctcttcggtcaccagttacgtcaaccagacgtttcgcgatttctccaaaaaacttgtgcgcgctgggatcCCATGGACCTAGGGTTTCAACGCCATGGTGGTCAATATTATTTCaatgtatgaaataatattgaccacttgcttttcggtgaaagaaaaaatcgtgaggaaacatctgcgaagaaattcaaaggtgaatgtaaagtccccaatccgcattgtaCTAGCATGGAGACTTCCCTCTCGCGCATGGGAGGAGGCGTGACCCCGCAGTGGGACGGTATATTTtagactgatttttttttctttttcataccGCTTACGGTATACTaatattgacaaccaaattagcttaaCTAAGCGttcatatgaaataaatattataactctaCGGAATTCTACACGTGCCAATCTCTTTCTTAACTAGTATTAACACTTTGTCACTGATATTAATCTGACACAGTCGCAATATAGCAGAAGATACGATTATGTATTCGATGTTTGTTTAACAGAGGCCTCATCAACTGTGTCAAAGATTAGCCAACACTATTTAAGGTCTGTTCGAGTAGTCAAATGGGTTTGTGTGACATGACGATGGTATGCTACACAAAagtcataatatttattcattttctgctctgaaagtgggtcattgtgcAAAAATTGATGTTTCTGATCTAGTGCGTGTTACTGCCCAAGTACATTTTCTCTCTTTTTAAGATAGGCAATTAAATTTTGGCGTTAAAAATGGATTTATTGTCCCCATTCCATGAATAACgataattttacctaaattgttaatcaggtgaaaggcaccattttagtctcggactattggacTCGGACTAACTACCTCGACAGGAATGCGTACCTTTtattccttggttaacaattagTAACAATTATTTGTTTGAATAATTTGTAGTCTCACTAATCAAAAATGTTCCGCTGTCTACTGAGAAATTACATTATTGTTATATTGACGACCAGTCCATTGATATTTCCGTGACGTCATTCAACACAATGTGTTCTCAAAAAGTGTATGTTAGAAGCGACTTATTTTGTAGttggaaaaaatacttctacaGATGTATCTTGATCGCGACAACAATAGATGCTGAACTTTTTTGTTAGGTACAtatatggatatataaattgacgaccggtctggcttagtgggtaagtgaccctgcctatgaagccgatggtcccgggttcaactcttggtaagggcatttaatcgTGTGATGATCACGAATATTTTttgctgagtcatgggtattttctatgtatcaAAAAAAGAGTAATagtatcctataatatttatttgtttcattataaaatttattggaAGTGGGTATTCGTTACTTAGTAAATGTCTTCAGTGATTTGTGAGGCAGGTACTCTAGGTACTTAGTGTATGGTCGGTTGCCAACCAGAGACACAGGCATAAGTTTAAAGCTTAAAAATTaagtgttaataaaataaaaagggcAAACTCAGATTAACCCTATCTCTTCCGTGTTAAATTAGtcactttaaaatttaaatttaactttgtTATCTTTGCTACATTTTTTAATCGGGCTTGTTAAGCGGGCCCTCGTTAAGTTGGTTATGGTCTTATCTTAATGTGGACGCTTTATTTGTAAACCCGTAAACTCAGGCAATAAAGTAAGCAAGACGTAATTTGCATGCTCTTAAGAGGCAgttgtttaatttgattatgatttaatttaaagatcaaagaaaaatatatatttaacagtTGTGTAATGCAGCGGCAGCATCGTGTTTCGTACAATAttactgaatatttttttctttttgttttctgACAATACCAGTTGTAATTCTACAGATttgaatcagaatcagaatgctTTATTTGTAAAGCATAGGTAAAAATAGGtcttatttgtataattttaaatttcatttctcATAACAGTTTTAtaacagtaataaataaattttagagCCCTATTTCTAGTTAAAATTAAACGCACAATAAAACACTACTGAACGTGGCCTCCCCGCGCAACCCCGGCTCAAAGATGCCCAACCCAACAGGACAAGCGAGGctgaatttttgtatttttaaggtacagtcagcatcaataatcgcgaatgaaacaacgcgccaaaattatctgatattccggataacttttccaaataaagataattctctaaaatttactttcaagagtatatcttttacagtctaaattgttctacatatagaaccatcaacttttgttaagctgttacagaatggcagatacttttgaaaccttgtttgatccgctactttttatgctgactgtacatcaaatattacgatacgatatggattggatatgtcagtgtcatatGTGACATtttctttgaagaaacgtcacttttgagactgacatatcaaatccatatcgtatctagacctttCCACCAATGGAAACTTGTCTCACTATTTCTATGTCGTTACGTTTCTCGTTACTCTAGCTGACTGAGCGTAGGTGTTCCTATGaactaaaataaagaaataaagtattgaagttataaaaaaaccgCACCTTAAACGCCGTCGCCTCATGATCTGAGAGCGATACGCGAAACTTACAACGCCGTAAAGCCTTCCCTGATTTTGATAATGAAGTGTAAATATGCATTTACACGTGCGTATTGTAAACAGGGGTATATAAAAACGATGTAAAATGTCGTAAACCCGGTGCTTACTTTGACGTGAGCTTTGATCAAATCTGCTGCTTGAGATTGTGGGATTGTAAGTTTTAGCGTTTcctggcccgattcgaagaatgaaataggataacgataagttttgctttagataagttctcatttagatatcggttttatgtcgtataattgagagaagcagctcgattcgggcaaccaatgtcactttaacgttagaaatatcgtagatagatcttattgggatcgcagcggaatcgaaataaacgcccattttgacatgtcgtttagttatcgatattttaaaggtcttaaacgtgtcttaatcattcttcgaatcgggccatccTTCTTATTTTACAATGAAGTTGACgttgatatttttattgatgCTGAATGAGGTCTTGAGgagtattctgattgtaataatgATGTATAAGTCGATGACGATGTGATTCTGATGTATAAGTGTTTAACAAAGTGTTTTTAGGACTAATAAAGAGAATCAATGTTTTtaacatgaaataaaactatgtactTAAACAGATTAAGTATAtcacttataatattataggacattattacacaaattgactaagtcccacagtaagctcaataaggcttgtgttgaggttacttagacaacaatatatgtatataaatatttataaatacttaaatacatagaaaacacccatgactcaggaacaaatatccatgctcatcacacgaataaatgcccttaccaggatttgaacccgggaccatcagcttcgtaggcagggtcactacccactgtgGGTGTATTAGGAATTGGTATATGTGGGTATGCCTATATATGAATAAAGCAGTCTTTGTCTCGAACTTGTGTTTGACTTACGTGTCCCAATGTATAACATGGCGCAGCCGAAGGATTTCTAAATAAAACTCTGTAAACGAATTAGTAGTATCGGAATATTAATTGCGATTCGGACTTAAGGAGTGATTTGTTTATGTGTCGCGAGTTTACGCCGGGCGTAGATAGTGTGTTACCGTTGAATAATGGAATCGTTGTTGCCTCCACCGCCGCCATTTACTTTTTTGAACAATGAACAGAATGTAACGTCTGGAAATGTTTCAAAAGACTGGGAGAAGTGGAAAAAATCATTTGAAATTTATTCAGTCGCGTGTGAACTAGGGAAAAAGGATCCAAAAgtgcaaataaacattttgttacATGTCATTGGTGAGCAAGGACGTGAAGTGTATGAACAATTTAGTGACACGTTTGCAGATTTAAATAGCTTGCTTAGCAAGTTTGATTCTTTCTTCTTGTTGCGGAAAAATATCACTGTACAAAGACATTCATTTTTTACACGCGATCAGAAAGATGATGAATCAATTGAACAATACTCGTTTGAACTGAAAAAATTAGCTAACAAATGTGAGTTTAAGGATTTGTGCGACGATTTGGTACGAGACAGGTTAATTTGTGGCATTAAAGACAGTGCAATAAGGGAACGGCTCCTTCGGGAACCTACTTTGACGCTTCAGAAAGCAATTGATATCTCAAATATAGTACAGATGTCACGAGTGCAAGCAGGCACAATAAAAAAGGAGTCGGCAGAACAACACGCTTATTACATCGGTAGTGGAATAGCACAGGAGGAAGTTGCAGATGTACATTTTCTATATCGACGTGGAGGAGCGGCTAGCAGAGGTCGAGGTCGGGGTGGCTGGAGAAGCGGGCGCTTCGCTCGACCACCGCTTGCGCGCCCCCCGCCTGCCGCTCGCCCCGCCGTCACCGGATCAGCTGTACGGCGACCATATGACCAACGAGATAACGGAATAAATTATGGAATGCGCGCTGCCTGTGAGATGTGTGGAGTGTCCCATGATAGTCAGAGATGTCCTGCTTATGGGAAAAGGTGCTTGCGGTGCAATCGGTTAAACCACTTTTCACGTGTTTGTCGCGTATATGAATTGAGCGCCGAAGATAACACCGATCAGGtaatatactattttaataataaaaatagtagtgATTGGTCAGTGACAGTAagcataaataatattgaaatatcgTTTAAAATTGATACAGGTGCAGACACTAATGTTTTGCCTTACAGTTACTTTGAAAAAATAGGCTATAAAAAGCAAGATCTTTTGCCTACGCTAGCTAGGTTGTGTGGGTATTCTGGCGGCGAGATCAAATTATTAGGTAGATGTAACTTAAAATTGAGGCACAGGGGTaatgattatattttaaaatttgtaatagCCGATACAGATTCACCTCCGATTTTAGGTCGAGATTCTAGCCAGGAGTTGAATCTGGTAAAGTTAATACTTTCAGTAGATACGTGCAAAgactttaaaacaatatttttagaaGAATACGCGGACGTGTTTGAAGGTATTGGTTGTATGCCGGGTGAGTACAGGATAGCGATAGACGAGAGTGTACGTCCTGTAGTACATGCACCGCGCAAACTGCCCGTAGCTCTTAGAGAACAAATAAAGCTTAAATTAGATGAAATGGAGAAACAACAAATTATTGCGAAAGTTGAAGGGCCAACTGATTGGGTAAACAGTATGACCGTGGTTAGGAAACCTAATGGGGACTTGCGTATTTGTCTGGATCCGAAAGATCTAAACAAAGCGATCAAGCGGGAACATTATCGATTACCTACAATAGATGAGATAACGGCCAACTTGACAGGTGCGAGATTCTTTAGCACGCTAGATGCAAAAAATGGGTTTTGGCAGTTAAAACTTTGTCAGGAAAGTACTAACTTATGCACATTTAATACAGCCTTTGGTAGGTATAAGTTCCTAAGGCTACCTTATGGTATTACGTCAGCGTCTgaagtatttcataaaaaactttttgaatgttttgatgaTTTAGGATGTGGAATCTGTTTGTTTATAGATGACTTGTTGATATTCGGGCGCACTAGAGAGGAACACGATACACGGCTTAGAAAGGTACTTGACAGGTGTAGGCAGATTAATCTAAAATTGAACATAAACAAGTGTAAATTTGCattgtctgaaataaaatacCTTGGACATAAAATTACTCAAAGTGGGATTTACCCAGATGAGTCGCACACATCAGCGATAATAAATATGCCGAAACGCGAAAATCACAAAGATCTAGAACGTTTTTTAGGCCTCGTTAACTACATaggaaaatttgtaaaaaatatgtctgaAAAAACGCATCATTTAAGgcaattattgaaaaaagataTTGAATGGCATTGGGACAACTCTCATCAGCAGGCCTTCGATAAAATCAAGAAATGCCTGACAGAGGTACCGGTGTTACAGTACTTTGATGTAGGTAAACCCGTTGTTATATCGGTAGACTCGAGTAAAAACGGACTTGGAGCTTGTCTTCTTCAAAATAATCTTCCCGTAAGCTATACGTCAAGGTCATTGACCAAGGCGGAGCAAAATTACGCGCAAATAGAAAAAGAATTATTGGCATGCGTGTATGCGTGTGAGAAATATTATCCTTATATATATGGTAAACATGATGTGACTATTGAAACGGATCACAAGCCTTTGGTAAACATAATAAGCAAACCAATTGCAGATGCTCCCGCAAGACTCCAAAGAATGTTACTACGATTGCAGTTGTACACATTTAAATTGGTATATAAACCCGGCCGATTCTTGTATATAGCAGATACGTTATCACGAGCTGTGGAACCCGCGAGCGCAAGTATCGAGCCTGCCGCCTCCGCTGCCGATTTCAGCACGCAGGCGCAAGTGTGCGCTGTACTCTCCTGTAATCCGCTCACAGACACTCACTTTTTACAGCTGCAAAGACATACTCAGTGCGACAatgaattaaaatgtataataaaatatattaaagaaggTTGGccaaacaacaaaaataattgtGATGACTGTGTTAAACCCTATTGGTGTTACAAAGATGAGTTGTCAGTTTCGTACGACATTGTGTGGAGAGGTAACCGTGTCGTAGTTCCAAAGGCAATGCGTAGTGAGATACTTCAGAGAGTGCATGTAGGTCATTTAGGACTCGAAAAGTGCAAATTACGAATGCGCGAAACTGTGTTTTGGCCGAATATCAACAGTCAGCTAGAAGATTACATCACCAAGTGTGCAGTTTGCTTGAATTATAAAAATGAGAACAGAAAAGAAACAATGATTCCACATGACATACCTAACCGTGCTTGGTCTAAAGTTGGCACGGATTGTTTTCACTTTGGTAACGACAAATATGTACTAGTGGTCGATTATTATAGCAAGTACATTGAGAtcagtaaattaaataatcttaCGTCAGATGAGGTAGTAgatcatttaaaaacaatttttagcCATCATGGTATACCTGACATTGTCGTTTCTGACAATGGTCCGGAGTTCAGTTCATTCGTGTTTGAGCGTTTTGCCAGCGAGTGGCATTTTAGTCACGTGACTTCTTCACCGAGGTATGCCCAGTCCAACGGTCAGTCCGAAAGGGCTATACAGACAATCAAAAACATGTTAAAGAAAACGAAATTAGCGCAAACGGATTTTAGACTAGCCTTGTTAGAATACCTAAACACACCCGTTAGTAATACATTAGCATCTCCGTCGGAACTGCTTAACAGTAGGAAATTACGTAGCATAGTGCCTTGTGCTCCGCGTTTACTTAAACCTAAAATACCTACCAATGTCCGTAACGAAATCAATAAACGTCaacaaatacagaaaaaaatctaTGATAAAGGCGCTAAGGATATGGCCACGCTGTTCGTCGGGCAGCGGGTTAAGGTGCGCGTGGATAAACGTTGGGTCAGCGCGAGAGTGAAAAGTTTGGTAGGTATACGATCTTACTCGGTACAGATTGACGGAGGAGGTGTTATAATTAGGAACCGTCGACATTTGATTATTGACCATTCTGAAGATGTAGGCAATGATAGTAACTATCCCTCTAGATACCTTTACGATGATATCGCCGTCCCGAATGCTCCCACTGTAAATCATGCCATTAATACACGCTCGCTGCCAGTAAGATCTGACCCTTATGTTACTTCTTCCGGCAGGGTGGTGATTAGACCTGATCGGTGGGGCTTCGATTCTTCGTGATTGCAATACAATATATAGTAGTAAGTCAATGcatgttaaattaaaatttaagcatgaaatgtatttataatagtGTCTATAAATGTACTGACTCAaagattaaattataaaatgcaCAAGTGTAATACACTTTCAAATTTATTACTTGTAAATCATTCTCTTATTATGAAATGAACTGTAAATTCATATAAGTgaaattacataattaaataattataatacttaagTTCTATAAATGTGAAATCCATAGG encodes:
- the LOC133523890 gene encoding uncharacterized protein LOC133523890, yielding MESLLPPPPPFTFLNNEQNVTSGNVSKDWEKWKKSFEIYSVACELGKKDPKVQINILLHVIGEQGREVYEQFSDTFADLNSLLSKFDSFFLLRKNITVQRHSFFTRDQKDDESIEQYSFELKKLANKCEFKDLCDDLVRDRLICGIKDSAIRERLLREPTLTLQKAIDISNIVQMSRVQAGTIKKESAEQHAYYIGSGIAQEEVADVHFLYRRGGAASRGRGRGGWRSGRFARPPLARPPPAARPAVTGSAVRRPYDQRDNGINYGMRAACEMCGVSHDSQRCPAYGKRCLRCNRLNHFSRVCRVYELSAEDNTDQVIYYFNNKNSSDWSVTVSINNIEISFKIDTGADTNVLPYSYFEKIGYKKQDLLPTLARLCGYSGGEIKLLGRCNLKLRHRGNDYILKFVIADTDSPPILGRDSSQELNLVKLILSVDTCKDFKTIFLEEYADVFEGIGCMPGEYRIAIDESVRPVVHAPRKLPVALREQIKLKLDEMEKQQIIAKVEGPTDWVNSMTVVRKPNGDLRICLDPKDLNKAIKREHYRLPTIDEITANLTVLAYGAQTWSLTQAQKSELAVCQRAMDRSILGVKLRDRVRNTTLRSKTQIIDVAPKAAKSKWDWAWSCLPNTGRLVGQDNH